One Prunus dulcis chromosome 8, ALMONDv2, whole genome shotgun sequence DNA window includes the following coding sequences:
- the LOC117612252 gene encoding protein DMR6-LIKE OXYGENASE 2-like — protein MAPTVTSMEASNGHEVPKVASIKTLADSASLTFVPSEYTYTKNPNEQGDANDPEHSIPIIDFALLTLGSPDQRAKVIQELRRACEEWGFFQVTNHGVPESLMQSMIRACHRFFDLPEEEKKEFQTRNLLDPIKCGTSFNVDIEKVHLWRDFLKVIAHPEFNSLYKPAGYSEVSLEFSKRTREVATEILKGISESLGLEAGYIAKAMNWDRGLQILAANYYPACPQPDKAIGLPPHTDHGLVTLLIQNEMGGLEVKHKDQWVLVNAAPGAFIVNIGDQMQILTNDKYKSIWHRAVVNNKATRISIAVPHGPSLDTPALPIPELLERGGQAPKYIGMTYEKFMELQASPAALTKPCLDHLRVKHN, from the exons aTGGCACCTACAGTTACTTCAATGGAGGCATCTAATGGCCATGAAGTACCCAAAGTAGCAAGCATCAAAACACTAGCTGACTCAGCTTCCCTCACTTTTGTACCTTCTGAGTACACCTATACTAAAAATCCTAATGAACAAGGCGATGCAAACGACCCAGAGCATTCAATTCCCATCATTGATTTCGCCCTACTCACGTTGGGATCTCCTGATCAACGAGCAAAAGTGATCCAGGAGCTGCGCAGAGCTTGCGAGGAATGGGGCTTCTTCCAG GTGACCAACCACGGTGTACCAGAGAGCCTGATGCAATCAATGATCAGAGCGTGTCATAGATTCTTTGATCTGccggaggaggagaagaaggagTTCCAAACAAGGAACCTGTTGGATCCAATCAAGTGCGGCACCAGCTTCAACGTCGACATTGAAAAAGTTCATCTCTGGAGGGATTTCCTCAAGGTCATAGCCCACCCTGAGTTCAACTCACTCTACAAACCTGCTGGATACAGCGAGGTTTCGCTGGAGTTCAGCAAACGAACCCGAGAAGTAGCCACAGAAATATTGAAGGGAATATCAGAGAGCTTAGGGTTGGAGGCTGGCTACATAGCAAAGGCCATGAACTGGGACCGTGGCTTACAAATTCTGGCCGCGAATTACTACCCGGCGTGCCCACAGCCCGATAAAGCAATCGGTCTACCTCCTCATACCGATCATGGACTGGTGACCCTCCTCATTCAGAATGAGATGGGTGGCCTTGAAGTCAAGCACAAAGACCAATGGGTATTGGTGAATGCTGCTCCGGGAGCTTTTATTGTTAACATTGGTGACCAAATGCAG ATTTTGACAAACGACAAGTACAAGAGCATATGGCATAGGGCTGTTGTGAACAACAAAGCTACGAGGATATCAATAGCCGTGCCCCATGGACCCTCACTGGACACACCAGCTTTACCAATCCCAGAGTTGTTAGAGAGAGGAGGCCAAGCCCCAAAATACATTGGAATGACATATGAGAAATTCATGGAGCTTCAAGCAAGCCCTGCTGCCCTCACGAAACCTTGCTTAGATCACCTGCGGGTCAAGCATAACTGA
- the LOC117637968 gene encoding protein DMR6-LIKE OXYGENASE 2-like: MAPAVTTSLTEASNGHETEVASIKRLAGSAALSSVPSEYTYTKNPNEQGDANDPEHSIPTIDFALLTSGSPDQRAKVIEELGRACEEWGFFQVNNHGVPESLMKSMIDACHRFFDLPEEEKKEFQTKNLLDPIRCGTSANVAIEKVRLWRDFLKVIAHPEFNSLYKPAGYSEVSLEFSKRTREVATEILKGISESLGLEADYIAKAMNWDRGLQILAANYYPACPQPDKAIGIPPHTDHGLVTLLIQNEMGGLEVKHKDQWVLVNAAPGAFIVNIGDQMQILTNDKYKSIWHRAVVNNKATRISIAVPHGPSLDTAALPIPELLEREGQAPKYIGMTYEKFMELQASPAAYVKPCLDHLRI; this comes from the exons ATGGCACCTGCAGTAACTACTTCATTAACTGAGGCATCCAATGGTCATGAAACCGAAGTTGCAAGCATCAAAAGACTAGCTGGCTCAGCTGCTCTCAGTTCTGTACCTTCCGAGTACACTTACACCAAAAATCCTAATGAACAAGGAGATGCAAATGACCCCGAACACTCAATCCCCACCATTGATTTTGCTCTTCTCACCTCTGGTTCTCCTGATCAACGGGCAAAAGTGATCGAGGAGCTAGGAAGAGCTTGCGAGGAATGGGGCTTCTTCCAG GTGAACAACCACGGTGTACCAGAGAGCTTGATGAAATCAATGATCGACGCGTGTCATAGATTTTTTGATCTAccggaggaggagaagaaggagTTTCAAACAAAGAACCTGTTGGACCCAATTAGGTGCGGTACCAGCGCCAACGTCGCCATTGAAAAAGTTCGTCTATGGAGGGATTTCCTAAAGGTCATAGCCCACCCTGAATTCAACTCACTCTACAAACCTGCTGGATACAGCGAGGTTTCACTGGAGTTCAGCAAAAGAACCCGAGAAGTAGCCACAGAAATATTGAAGGGAATATCAGAGAGCTTAGGGTTGGAGGCTGACTACATAGCAAAGGCCATGAACTGGGACCGTGGCTTACAAATTCTGGCCGCGAATTACTACCCGGCTTGCCCACAGCCCGATAAAGCGATCGGCATTCCTCCTCATACTGATCACGGACTGGTGACACTCCTCATCCAAAATGAGATGGGTGGCCTTGAAGTCAAGCACAAAGACCAATGGGTGTTGGTGAATGCTGCTCCGGGAGCTTTTATTGTTAATATTGGTGACCAAATGCAG ATTTTGACAAACGACAAGTACAAAAGTATATGGCATAGGGCTGTTGTGAACAACAAAGCTACAAGGATATCAATAGCTGTACCACATGGACCTTCACTAGACACAGCAGCTTTACCAATCCCAGAGTTGTTAGAGAGAGAAGGCCAAGCACCAAAATACATTGGAATGACATATGAGAAATTCATGGAGCTTCAAGCAAGCCCTGCTGCCTACGTGAAGCCTTGTTTAGATCATCTCCGAATCTAG
- the LOC117612163 gene encoding pentatricopeptide repeat-containing protein At5g09450, mitochondrial has protein sequence MASRSLFLTLRRKCSASGVVSNTLRPNLSRLFSSGALSSECVQDSQENDDLKSRIFRVRLPKRSVTNVLQNWVSEGNQITLSELRHISKDLRKSQRYKHALEISEWMVSHGEYEVSDSDYAVRIVLMTKVFGVDSAERYFEGLPLTAKTTETYTALLHSYAGAKLTEKAEDLYEKIKESKLSLSALTYNEMMTMYMSVGQVEKVSLVVDELKRQKVAPDIFTYNLWISSCAATLKIDQVQQILDEMRYDLGFGEDWERYINLTNIYVSVGHLVNAESNSLVEAEKGITQREWITYDFLIILHAGLGNKDRIDQIWKSLIMTRQKMTSRNYICILSSYLMLGQLKEVGEVIDQWKQSTTTDSVVSACKRLLNAFTDVGFTEKAHDFKMLLIQKNCDPTNSLE, from the exons ATGGCTTCTCGGTCCCTCTTCCTCACTCTCAGGCG GAAATGCAGTGCGAGCGGCGTCGTCAGCAACACTTTGCGACCCAATCTTTCTAGATTGTTCTCTTCAGGTGCTCTCAGCAGTGAATGTGTCCAAGACTCTCAGGAAAATGACGACCTCAAGAGCAGAATCTTCAGGGTGAGGCTGCCCAAGCGAAGCGTCACCAACGTTCTTCAGAATTGGGTCAGTGAAGGCAACCAAATTACCCTTTCAGAGCTTCGCCATATCTCGAAGGACCTTAGGAAGTCTCAGCGTTACAAGCACGCTCTCGAG ATATCCGAGTGGATGGTCAGCCATGGTGAATATGAGGTATCAGATTCTGACTATGCAGTCCGCATTGTCTTGATGACAAAAGTTTTTGGTGTTGATTCTGCGGAACGCTACTTTGAAGGTCTACCTCTTACTGCAAAAACTACTGAGACCTATACTGCTCTCCTCCACTCGTATGCTGGGGCTAAATTGACTGAAAAGGCTGAGGACCTCtatgagaaaataaaggaGTCTAAACTTTCCCTTAGTGCCCTTACATACAATGAGATGATGACTATGTACATGTCAGTGGGGCAAGTGGAGAAGGTCTCTTTAGTTGTTGATGAACTGAAACGGCAGAAGGTTGCGCCAGATATCTTCACATACAATCTCTGGATAAGTTCATGTGCTGCAACTCTGAAAATTGATCAAGTTCAACAGATTTTAGATGAAATGAGATATGATCTTGGTTTTGGTGAAGACTGGGAGAGATACATTAACCTGACAAATATCTATGTTAGCGTTGGGCATCTTGTGAATGCAGAGTCCAATTCTCTAGTAGAAGCTGAGAAAGGAATCACACAAAGAGAATGGATTACATACGACTTCCTCATTATTTTGCATGCTGGTTTAGGAAATAAAGACAGAATTGATCAGATATGGAAATCCTTGATAATGACGAGACAAAAGATGACAAGTAGAAACTATATTTGCATTCTTTCTTCATATCTAATGCTTGGGCAGCTAAAAGAAGTGGGAGAAGTTATTGATCAGTGGAAGCAATCAACCACTACAGATTCTGTTGTTTCTGCCTGTAAGAGGCTTTTGAATGCATTCACAGACGTTGGATTCACTGAAAAAGCCCACGACTTCAAGATGCTTCTGATTCAGAAGAACTGTGACCCTACAAATTCATTAGAGTAG